The genomic interval CGGCAAGACGGCTTAATCTATGACCTTGAGCGCGCAATGCTTGAGCAGAGTTTGATACGCCACATAAGAGCGCCAAACGCATGACGCTCTTTAGCGTGGTAGGGCCAGCCAAGCCGACGCGAACGTCATCTATTATTCCTCGCATCTGCAAACGACTGATATGGGCTGTTATGTCGTCTGGCTCGAAACAAAACTGGCTCACCACCCACGGCGTCATCCCTTGCCGAGCGGTCAACGAAACCTTTTGATCGAGTTCGCCATCTAGCACATCGGTCGGGATGTGCGGATGGGGCTGCGGATAGGTGGCGAAGCCAATACGTTCAAACCCATAGCGAGCGAATAGGCCCGTCTCAAGCGCCGCTCGACTGGAGGGAAACGGTCCGACGACGCGCGCAACGTCGCCCGCCAGCAACAATGCTCGATCGACGCCGGCCTCCTGCAGTCGAACCAGCGTCGTCTCGAGCTGATCATGGCTTTCGTATCTACGTGCAACCACGTGAGGTACCGGAACGAAGCCCGATGCCCTGAGCTCTAGCGCTCTTGCAACCAACGTCTCTTGCGGCTCTCCTGATATATTCGCAAGGTATATCTCTGTCCCGGGCGAAAGGACTCGCCTCGCTATCTCAACAGCGCGAGCATCGCCCGGTGTGATTTCGATGGAGTACTGACCGAGCAATTGCTGGCAAGCGTCCCCCTCGTGGCAAGCTTGGGCCCTTGACTCGGTCATGAACTTGTCCTTTTCGGCTGTAACGCGAGCGCACGGCAATCTTCGGCCAGAGGCTCGACGTCACCAGCCGGGTCTTTTAAGGTTGGAAGCGAGCGGAAAGGTCCCGCGCCTCAGCGGGGGACTGAACTATTTTAATGGTTGGTGGTTTCGAGAGATGACGTAGGACTCGTCCCAGAACCAGAGTCCATTATGCTTGCGCAAGATCTCCTTGGTGCATGCCAAGTACCGATCGTCCGTCATTGCCCGGGCCAGTCGATCGTCCTCAATCTGTGCCACGTAGCTGGCGTTATTCCAGGCCGCGAACATTGTTGACGTCCCGATGGACGTGGCGTCCGCGTCAATTTCGTTGGGCAACGTATACATCACGTACTTGAATCTAGACTGCTTATCGGTCAGCGCATTGAAGTTGTACTGGCGTGCCTCATGCCCCATCGCGACCTTCGTTTCGCGCAAGATATCTCGTCGATCGTTTGCGAAGGGCTGTTCCCCTGGCCACACGCTCTGAATGATTTCCAGGCCTGGATCATTGCCGCACGAATGAATGCCGACCAATCGACCTCCCGGAGCAAGTGCGAGCGCTAGTGGCGCAACGACCTTCTTTGCCTTGAACTCCGCCGACGCACGTGCCCGATAGGGCTGAGAGGCGATGACAAGATCGTAGTCCGCCACGATCGCGCTTTGCTTGGGGATGACCTGGTCCAACAGGAACCGGCAGCTCTGCAGATATAGCACCAGAACGACCGGGCGCTCATAGACCGGATTGCCGGATTTCTTGCTTACACTGGCCTTCCAATGTTGAGCTAGAAACGGCTCCAGATCATTGATCTGGCGCTCGTACTCGGCCGCAGTCCGTCCGGTCAGGGCGACTTCATGCCAGACGAGCCTGGATGTCGATGAAGCCGAGCTTGGCGAAAGATATGGGGCTTCGTGATAGTAAAGGTTGGTCAGGACGACGACCATAGCCGGGTGCTCGTGAAACCGGTCAGGTAACTTCTCGAGCGTCAAGCGAATGTCTTCAAGGCTGATCTCCTTCCCAACGACGTAGTATGGCAAATGCTCGTAGCGTTGATGCATTGAACGCAGCACGCGGGCCAGCACCGTCCCGTCACCAACGCCCGCATCAAAGACCCGCACAGCAGGCGGACGTGGATGAATCTGATCGAGTTCGAGCGCTATTCGTTCTGATACAACGCGCTTCTCGCTGCACGTGTTGACAAACATCAGGTACTTTTGCCGATTGTCGTAGAATCGAAAGCTTTTCTCGGGTTCAGCTTCTTTGATCGCTTGAACCTCAGTGTGCGCAAACTCAGTTCGTGCAACGGGTGACACGTCAACCTCTTTCTTCATGATCCTAGCATTTCTTTCGTGACGTCGCTGAACCCTCGATAAGGCACGGCTCAAGGGCGAACCTCCGCACGAGACCATTGAGCGTGATCGACGATTCTTGAACGAGCTCGAGGTCTGCTTTGTGCGTCGGCCTGTAAGCCCCACATTTGTGATAGCTTCCAAAATGGCAGCGCTTGGCTTCCGGAATAAGCGGCTGGAGAAGCGTTCTCATTGCTCTTGCCAAGAGGGGGCGCAAACTTTCCAAACGTTGCTGACGCAATCGGAGCTAAGCGGGTAAGCAATTGCGCAGCGGCAAAAGGGGACCAGCCGAGCCTCTGACAATCAGAAACCACAGCCCTCGAAGCGATCAACGCGAAGAGTTCAACCTGGCAAAATCGCCCCCTTCGTATTTGCTTAGAAACTCGTCAATCGTCAACTTGCGGAAATCTGGCAGCGTCGCCTGCAGGGCTTCATGATCCCAGTCCCACCAGGCCAGCCTGGCGAGCCTCCCGGCGATGTCGTCCGAGAACCGCCGCCTGACGGGGCGGGCCGGATTACCAGCGACGATCGTGTAGGCCGGCACGTCCTTGGTAACGATTGCACCGCCCGCAACCACAGCACCAGTGCCGACGTTGCGGCCGGGAAGTACGATTGCGCCGTGACCTATCCAGACATCGTGGCCGATGTGGACCTGATGCTGCCTCCGCCAATCGAAGAATTCTGCCTCGTCACTCTCGCCGGGAAAATAGGCGCTCGCCCGATGGATGAAATGCGACTGACTCGCGCGGTGCATCGGATGGTAGCCGGGGTTGATGCGCGTCATTGCCGCCATCGAGCAGAACTTTCCTATCGTAGTGTAGGTGATCTGGGAATCGTTTTCGACGTAGGAATAATCGCCCATCGCCACTTCTCGCAAGCTCGTGCGCACCGACCTCGC from Bradyrhizobium arachidis carries:
- a CDS encoding chloramphenicol acetyltransferase — its product is MATRTLSVQPTVHLGVLMHAPNSARTARSVRTSLREVAMGDYSYVENDSQITYTTIGKFCSMAAMTRINPGYHPMHRASQSHFIHRASAYFPGESDEAEFFDWRRQHQVHIGHDVWIGHGAIVLPGRNVGTGAVVAGGAIVTKDVPAYTIVAGNPARPVRRRFSDDIAGRLARLAWWDWDHEALQATLPDFRKLTIDEFLSKYEGGDFARLNSSR